One window of the Penaeus vannamei isolate JL-2024 chromosome 31, ASM4276789v1, whole genome shotgun sequence genome contains the following:
- the LOC113821482 gene encoding E3 ubiquitin-protein ligase RBBP6 isoform X1, with protein MSVHYKFKSAVEYDTLPVDGVHISLGDLKEAIIQQKRLGRGQPYDLQITNAETKEVYTDEKTLIPKNSSLIVARVPIDPALMKKPWENKEPTALLLSNPSNLMNTEDAAEAAEIDRKIKEVTDLTRMDGSEDDKINAMVAQSTMAYHPSKYVKLRVSKMMGQVPLDYKCFKCHQGGHWVNMCPLSHQDLRKSTGIPSKFLVEVNDPNAPGVMINASGKFVRLMDMDNSTENTEQMMPPTNRPPPPPEIICNLCKEVLRDAVLIPCCANAFCDDCIRNHLLESEEHECPSCQKEGVGPDTLIPNRYLRVKALHYQNGWFITDKKLDRQSGATEPLCSIPPYMLPKINTPTPPRSPAAPASPLEPKITENLSSTATPPVSPPRPKSADGIMENGGADSDKENREEALRVEPSPEPENQLDDDNISKAKDNLEEDPVPPQEQQQQEGDVDQGDDGQGLPDELGTEFEGKQKKSKKKKSKKKSSRHDSDDEREGKESKKRSNRRHSHRSQDGKSSDERVPEREMIHDARNSSKDGDMIGEGDDLWAISGQQTDIQRSRSKTRSRSRSKSIEKETDTSGGLYDNIVPSFNPLVPPPGGFIQSPPKDPFYPVPPATYTTTAPPTQPVIAGNPYHPYQPGGLYPTGMGTALPSSSVVSSSHSAIIRDQPLPPSRLVGSPDLSVPPPAIVTNPSGYPSHVPPFREMEVIDDPLAAFERHLREKDARKYRMSRSRSRSRTPPRYRPRSPRQRSWSRSRSRSRSRSRLGVGSGRSPRSPGRRRWSRTPPRRPMSYRSPRSPSFTKERSVSNQSLTLSRTPSPSRRMKSSPLQVRPLLSDTRSPARAAIDYGSRNEYDHYAGSGHVMPGEEYHPYHGNTAHWDPQNRYDHPGHDAFNPEYLNMRGQGNRGRRGRGGFRQGDDYSFDQRTQDTRHPYDRHQPPLDDRRGLLAASTWERDDVRRGYDMEMGRNDRGGRRYGDVRDPAREFDDVRSRRERDVIDRRHEDDIGRKLYDEDEWRRYPEENRKRFEEEEERRRYPDGRRGHVDDHDDARRPPEIDRYEDHKRFPRKDGDVRRDPDSIRKDGEEGKHSGRHDSKRLEDRDAKLKSSSRHREAPGQRITPSQDDARAYRSRSRDPLQSKSHRKSPGRDRRDRDRDRDPDRRDRDSDRRDRDSDRKDKDIDRKDREFDRKDRDSDKKDRDMDRKDTYKRDREDRRERDVERRSRDKDRRDRDSERKDKDSDKRERDSQKRDRDIDRKDDRSGRDDSRRDRDGRRDREMERAGRTSRWDRSDAKPEKEKDFERGRLDREKSKSLEKEEIRAHASDEREERKKNKNRDEELDGKEKDERDAEGMTKAEKKRHDKKKKKKEKRRASQASTEASQGEISGEEGEEKKKKRKRDKKNRKSKEIAPEDEKEERDENPTEDNVEKSSYVEAELPNEQPNDVDEVSVTEKDSNEIPSQEMTPEAEGAPGEGVATPLPLPQLSKWERDEDLSLTPKGLVENKAPEEERKVTVDILKRAENAIFSGRGLTTRKVYLDTQKQKEVEERSPTPEWDRLELREAKRRGPSIQITISSKTESQIGRPRSGRSLPSSPERSEDRKYNLKSKRGAEVDIKQDRHSSRSGRRSPSPHEPHGSSRSRRRSEREDRHSIGEEKSNLSSQIDEGTKRMKDSSPVSDHNLTSNMYCENNEVNQIQKEVDEALKENPENNVKGVKRTLSSGEDSELKRIRVEGNGSVDEPDVESTVQTNSSTAADTELQLETAGVKGENDTEDQTYTEKSQDVSEEPAVNLPLEKEELEEGEIETETPEGLIPAEMGIPSSAHAPTASLSPSLGRVINPGLTYPSLKLSEPYSRSPSHSPEQSPAHSRHENESLQQEVERKHRYSPIRVPTPVTQKTVADDVRLRDKSKKRKKRKRDSSSSSSNSSSSSSSSSSDDEEVQKKKKKKKKKKKKRAAANSDSSDTESRSKHKKKKKDKKKKKKKEKKKKEK; from the exons ACAGAAGATGCTGCTGAAGCTGccgaaatagacagaaagatcaaGGAG GTCACAGATCTAACACGGATGGACGGCAGTGAAGATGACAAAATTAATGCAATGGTTGCGCAGTCAACAATGGCATACCATCCATCAAA ATATGTAAAACTTCGTGTCAGCAAAATGATGGGTCAGGTGCCGCTAGACTACAAGTGCTTCAAGTGCCATCAGGGTGGACACTGGGTCAATATGTGCCCACTTAGCCAT CAAGACTTGCGGAAGAGTACTGGCATTCCGTCCAAATTCCTGGTTGAGGTGAATGACCCTAATGCACCTGGTGTTATGATCAATGCTTCAGGGAAATTTGTGCGCCTCATGGATAT GGACAACAGTACAGAAAACACAGAACAGATGATGCCTCCCACCAAccgacctccaccaccaccagaaaTCATTTGTAATTTGTGCAAGGAGGTCTTGAGGGATGCTGTCTTGATCCCTTGCTGTGCTAATGCATTCTGTGATGACT GTATCCGTAACCATCTCCTGGAATCAGAAGAACATGAATGTCCTTCATGCCAGAAAGAGGGTGTTGGTCCAGACACACTCATTCCCAATCGTTACCTTCGAGTGAAAGCCTTACATTATCAGAATGGATG GTTCATAACAGATAAGAAATTGGACCGACAATCAGGTGCAACAGAACCTTTGTGTTCCATTCCTCCGTACATGCTTCCTAAAATTAATACACCAACACCCCCAAGAAGTCCTGCTGCCCCTGCAAGTCCCTTGGAGCCTAAGATCACTGAAAATTTGTCATCCACAGCCACTCCACCAGTCAGCCCACCACGGCCAAAGAGTGCTGATGGGATAATGGAGAATGGAGGAGCTGACTCGGATAAGGAAAACCGAGAAGAGGCTTTGAGAGTGGAGCCATCTCCTGAGCCAGAGAATCAgttggatgatgataatattagcaaagcTAAAGATAATTTGGAAGAAGATCCAGTCCCTCcacaagaacagcaacagcagGAAGGTGATGTTGATCAAGGAGATGATGGCCAGGGCTTGCCAGATGAGTTAGGAACTGAATTTGagggaaagcagaaaaaatcaaagaagaagaagagcaagaagaagtcCAGTAGACATGATTCCGatgatgaaagggaaggaaaggaaagtaagaagagaagtAACAGGAGACATTCTCACAGGAGCCAAGATGGGAAGTCTTCAGATGAGAGAGTCCCTGAGCGAGAGATGATTCATGATGCAAGAAATAGTTCCAAGGATGGAGATATGATTGGGGAAGGTGATGATCTCTGGGCCATTAGTGGTCAACAAACTGACATTCAGAGGAGCAGGAGTAAAACGAGAAGCAGAAGTAGGAGCAAAAGTATTGAGAAAGAAACTGATACCTCTGGGGGGTTATATGACAATATTGTTCCATCATTCAACCCCCTTGTTCCTCCTCCAGGTGGCTTTATACAGTCCCCACCAAAGGATCCATTTTACCCTGTCCCACCTGCAACATATACAACCACAG CTCCTCCAACTCAACCAGTTATTGCTGGAAACCCATACCATCCTTACCAGCCTGG TGGGCTATACCCAACGGGAATGGGTACTgcgcttccttcttcctctgtggTGTCCTCAAGTCACTCAGCAATTATTCGGGATCAGCCATTGCCTCCGTCCCGTCTCGTAGGCTCGCCAGACCTCTC AGTACCTCCTCCAGCCATTGTGACAAACCCTTCAGGCTATCCAAGTCATGTTCCTCCTTTTAGGGAAATGGA AGTTATTGATGACCCTCTTGCAGCCTTTGAAAGACATCTTAGGGAGAAAGATGCTCGGAAGTATCGCATGAGCAGATCAAGATCTCGTTCAAG AACTCCACCTCGTTATAGGCCAAGGTCACCACGTCAGCGTTCTTGGTCCAGGTCACGTTCCCGTTCTAGGTCAAGAAGTCGCCTTGGTGTTGGATCTGGGAGGTCTCCAAGATCACCTGGCAGACGCAGATGGAGCAGAACACCACCTCGCAGACCCATGTCTTATCGTTCTCCACGGTCTCCATCATTTACCAAAGAGAGATCAGTGTCAAATCAGTCATTGACTTTAAGCAG GACTCCAAGCCCAAGTCGCAGAATGAAGTCTTCTCCCCTTCAAGTGCGACCTCTGTTGTCTGACACAAGGTCACCAGCTAG GGCAGCAATAGATTATGGGAGCAGGAATGAATATGATCATTATGCTGGTAGTGGACATGTGATGCCAGGGGAGGAATACCACCCATACCATGGAAATACAGCTCATTGGGATCCTCAGAATAG ataTGATCATCCGGGTCATGATGCTTTCAACCCAGAGTACCTCAACATGAGGGGTCAAGGAAACAGAGGGCGTCGTGGTCGTGGAGGATTCAGACAAGGAGATGATTACAGCTTTGACCAGCGCACTCAGGACACAAGGCATCCCTACGATCGTCATCAGCCACCCCTTGATGACCGGCGAGGCTTGTTAGCTGCTTCAACGTGGGAGAGAGATGATGTCCGAAGGGGATATGATATGGAAATGGGGAGAAATGATAGAGGTGGGAGACGATACGGAGATGTACGAGATCCAGCTAGAGAGTTTGATGATGTGAggtcaaggagggagagggatgtcaTAGACAGAAGGCATGAAGATGATATAGGCAGGAAACTGTATGATGAGGACGAATGGAGAAGATATCCTGAGGAAAATAGGAAGcgatttgaggaggaggaggagagacggagatatCCAGATGGCAGAAGAGGTCATGTGGATGACCATGATGATGCCAGGAGACCACCAGAAATTGACAGATATGAAGATCACAAAAGATTCCCAAGGAAAGATGGAGACGTGCGAAGAGATCCAGACAGTattaggaaggatggagaggagggaaagcacAGTGGTCGTCATGACTCAAAAAGGCTTGAGGATCGTGATGCTAAACTGAAGTCTAGTTCAAGGCATAGAGAAGCTCCTGGGCAGAGAATCACTCCAAGCCAAGATGACGCAAGGGCTTATAGGAGTAGGTCACGTGACCCACTACAAAGTAAGAGTCACAGAAAGTCAccaggaagagacagaagagatcgGGACCGTGATCGAGATCCAGATAGAAGGGACAGGGATAGTGATAGACGAGACAGAGATTCTgacagaaaagataaagatattgatagaaAAGACAGGGAGTTTGATAGGAAGGACAGAGATAGTGATAAAAAGGATAGAGATATGGATAGAAAAGATACTTACAAGAGGGACAGGGaagaccgaagagagagagatgtagagagaagatcaagagacaaagacaggagagacagggatagtgaaagaaaggacaaggatagtgataaaagggaaagagattcacaaaagagagacagagatattgaCAGGAAGGATGATCGATCAGGCAGAGATGACAgcagaagagatagagatggaaggagagatcgAGAGATGGAAAGGGCTGGTAGAACATCAAGGTGGGACAGAAGTGATGCCAAGcccgaaaaggaaaaagattttgAAAGAGGCAGATTAGATCGGGAGAAGAGTAAGTcactggagaaggaggaaattagAGCACATGCTtctgatgagagagaggaaaggaagaaaaacaaaaatagggaTGAGGAACTGGATGgtaaggaaaaggatgagagagatgcAGAAGGCATGACCAAAGCTGAAAAGAAGAGacatgacaagaaaaagaagaaaaaagagaaacgtagAGCTTCTCAGGCATCAACTGAAGCATCTCAGGGAGAAATatcaggggaagaaggagaagagaaaaagaaaaagagaaaaagggataaaaagaacaGGAAGTCCAAGGAAATAGCaccagaagatgaaaaggaggagagggatgaaaatcCAACAGAAGATAATGTAGAAAAGTCATCCTATGTAGAAGCTGAACTACCAAACGAACAACCAAATGATGTAGATGAAGTCTCTGTCACTGAGAAGGATTCAAATGAAATACCCTCACAGGAGATGACTCCTGAGGCCGAAGGTGCTCCAGGAGAAGGTGTTGccacgcctcttcctcttccacaattatcgaagtgggagagagatgaggatctCTCCCTGACACCAAAAGGATTAGTTGAGAACAAAGCaccagaggaggagaggaaagtcaCTGTTGATATCCTAAAGCGTGCAGAAAATGCCATTTTCTCGGGTAGAGGTTTAACAACACGTAAAGTGTATCTTGATACTCAAAAGCAGAAAGAAGTTGAAGAGAGAAGTCCAACCCCGGAGTGGGATCGCCTGGAATTAAGAGAGGCCAAACGGAGAGGTCCATCCATTCAGATCACAATATCTTCCAAAACAGAATCCCAAATAGGTCGACCCAGGAGTGGTAGATCTCTACCCTCCAGTCCTGAACGTTCTGAAGACAGAAAGTACAATTTAAAGTCAAAGAGAGGTGCAGAAGTAGATATCAAACAGGATAGACATTCCTCAAGGTCTGGAAGAAGGTCCCCTAGTCCTCACGAACCTCATGGATCTtctagaagcaggaggagaagtgaaagggaagaCCGGCATAGCATTGGTGAAGAGAAAAGTAACCTTTCAAGTCAAATTGATGAAGgaacaaagagaatgaaagattcaTCTCCTGTATCTGACCATAATTTGACCAGCAATAtgtattgtgaaaataatgaGGTAAATCAAATTCAAAAAGAAGTTGATGAGGCTCTTAAGGAAAATCCTGAAAATAATGTAAAAGGTGTAAAGAGAACTTTATCATCAGGAGAAGATTCAGAGCTTAAAAGAATAAGAGTTGAAGGTAATGGCTCAGTGGATGAGCCTGATGTGGAAAGTACAGTACAAACAAATAGCTCAACAGCAGCAGATACTGAGTTGCAACTTGAGACTGCAGGTGTTAAAGGTGAAAATGATACAGAAGATCAGACTTACACAGAGAAAAGTCAGGATGTTTCCGAGGAACCTGCTGTCAATCTGCCATTAGAAAAAGAGGAACTTGAAGAGGGTGAAATTGAAACAGAAACCCCAGAAGGATTAATTCCTGCTGAAATGGGTATTCCTTCATCTGCTCATGCTCCCACGGCTTCATTGTCTCCTTCTCTTGGTCGTGTTATAAACCCAGGTCTTACTTATCCCTCACTTAAGCTTTCAGAACCCTATTCTCGTTCCCCATCTCATTCCCCAGAACAGAGTCCTGCTCACTCACGGCATGAAAATGAAAGCCTTCagcaagaagtagaaagaaaacacCGTTACTCACCTATCCGTGTTCCTACCCCAGTTACACAGAAAACTGTTGCAGATGATGTTAGACTAAGAGACaaatctaagaaaagaaaaaagcgaaagcgTGACTCTAGTTCAAGTTCAAGTAATAGTAGTTCttcaagcagcagcagcagtagtgatgatgaggaggttcagaaaaagaagaaaaagaagaagaagaagaagaagaagagggcagCAGCCAATAGCGATTCCAGTGACACTGAATCACGGAGtaagcacaagaagaagaagaaagataagaaaaagaagaagaagaaggaaaagaagaagaaggaaaaatga